In Lodderomyces elongisporus chromosome 2, complete sequence, the following proteins share a genomic window:
- the RKI1 gene encoding ribose-5-phosphate isomerase rki1 (BUSCO:EOG092641UM) → MTNIEAAKKLAAYRAVDENLPPHAKVIGIGSGSTVVYVAERIGQLPNKDDFVCISTGFQSKQLIIDNGLKLGQIEQHPSIDIAFDGADEVDPQLNLIKGGGACLFQEKLVASASDKLIIVADFRKQSKHLGQNWRQGVPIEVVPIAFTKLINDLKRLGAKSVDLRQGGKAKAGPVITDNNNFILDADFGIIEDPKSLHLQLKQLVGVVDTGLFTGITEKVYFGEESGEVTTWDGVVTGSTTEEVIAESK, encoded by the coding sequence ATGACCAATATTGAAGCTGCTAAGAAGTTGGCTGCATACAGAGCCGTTGATGAGAACCTCCCACCACACGCAAAAGTCATTGGAATTGGATCAGGTTCGACTGTGGTCTACGTTGCGGAACGTATTGGTCAGTTGCCAAACAAAGACGACTTTGTTTGCATTTCCACCGGTTTCCAATCCAAACAACTCATTATTGATAATGGATTGAAGTTGGGACAAATTGAGCAACATCCATCGATTGATATTGCTTTCGATGGTGCTGATGAAGTTGATCCACAGTTAAATTTGATTAAAGGCGGAGGTGCCTGTTTATTCCAGGAAAAGCTCGTTGCGTCTGCATCGGATAAATTGATCATTGTTGCTGATTTTAGAAAGCAATCCAAACATTTGGGACAGAACTGGCGTCAAGGTGTGCCAATTGAGGTTGTTCCTATCGCATTTACAAAATTGATAAACGACTTGAAGAGATTGGGTGCCAAGAGTGTCGATTTGAGACAAGGTGGAAAGGCTAAAGCAGGACCCGTGATTactgataataataatttcATATTGGATGCTGATTTTGGAATTATTGAGGATCCAAAGAGCTTGCATTTGCAATTGAAGCAATTGGTTGGTGTGGTGGATACTGGGTTGTTTACCGGAATCACTGAAAAAGTTTACTTTGGAGAAGAGTCGGGTGAGGTGACGACTTGGGATGGAGTAGTCACTGGTTCGACTACTGAAGAGGTTATTGCTGAGTCCAAATaa
- the ARF6 gene encoding ADP-ribosylation factor, Arf Arf6 has translation MGNLMSKLFKNREMRILMLGLDNAGKTTILYKLKLGKTSKTVPTVGFNVETVKHKNVSFAVWDCGGQERIRPLWRHYFTGTNALIYVVDSSDEQRLEESKQELYRIITDKELNNCLLVVLANKQDVDGSIKPKTLIEKFELNKLSGKHTWSVIPTVAIDGTGLVETLNWISSHSK, from the exons atggGTAACTTAATG tCTAAATTGTTTAAGAATCGAGAAATGAGAATTCTCATGCTTGGCCTCGATAATGCGGGCAAGACAACTATATTGTACAAGTTGAAGCTAGGCAAAACTTCCAAAACAGTGCCCACTGTGGGATTCAACGTGGAGACAGTTAAGCACAAGAACGTGTCATTTGCAGTATGGGATTGTGGCGGACAAGAACGTATCCGTCCATTATGGAGACACTACTTCACCGGTACCAATGCTTTAATCTATGTAGTGGATTCAAGCGATGAGCAAAGATTGGAAGAGTCAAAACAAGAGTTGTACAGAATTATAACGGATAAGGAACTAAACAACTGTCTTCTTGTCGTGTTGGCAAATAAACAAGATGTCGACGGTTCTATAAAACCCAAGACcttgattgaaaaatttgaattgAATAAGTTGAGTGGCAAGCACACATGGAGTGTCATTCCAACAGTGGCCATTGACGGCACTGGTTTGGTGGAGACTTTGAACTGGATCTCATCGCATTCGAAGTAA
- the FOX3 gene encoding 3-ketoacyl-CoA thiolase A, peroxisomal, with amino-acid sequence MSVKDQYRQKNPDDVVIVAAYRTALTKGGKGGFKDVKSDFILRQLAHEFIKKTNLDPKLVQDIAIGNVLHARGGDFEHRAALMSAGFPHTSPFIAINRLCSSGLMAISQVANKIRVGEIECGIGGGVESMTKDYGPQALVQIDPAYAENEEFKKTQIPMGITNENVCEKFNIKRDVQDQFAASSYNKAEKAQKEGRFKDEILPIEVYQEDDDDDDDDENEDDDDDEPKEKKVWVSEDEGIRPGVTAEKLGKIKPAFKENGSSSAGNSSQVTDGAALVLLMKRSFAEKNGYKPVAKYLQCSICGVPPEIMGIGPAVAIPKVLKQLDLKVDDIDVYEINEAFAGQCLYSIESCGIPQEKVNKNGGAIALGHPMGCTGARQYATILRLLEPGQFGLTSMCIGTGMGAASVIIKE; translated from the coding sequence ATGTCCGTTAAAGATCAATATAGACAAAAGAACCCAGACGATGTTGTTATCGTTGCCGCCTACAGAACAGCCTTAACCAAGGGTGGTAAAGGTGGTTTTAAAGATGTCAAGTCCGACTTCATCTTGAGACAGTTGGCCCACGAGTTTATCAAAAAGACCAATTTGGACCCCAAGTTGGTCCAAGACATTGCCATTGGTAACGTGTTGCATGCACGTGGTGGTGACTTTGAGCATCGTGCTGCCTTGATGTCTGCTGGTTTCCCACATACTTCTCCTTTTATTGCCATTAATAGGTTATGTTCCTCAGGGTTGATGGCCATTTCACAAGTTGCCAACAAGATCAGAGTTGGTGAAATCGAATGtggtattggtggtggtgttgagTCCATGACCAAGGATTATGGTCCACAGGCTCTTGTCCAAATCGACCCTGCTTACGCCGAAAACGAAGAGTTTAAAAAGACACAAATCCCAATGGGAATAACCAATGAGAATGTATGTGAGAAGTTCAACATCAAGAGAGATGTACAAGATCAGTTTGCTGCTTCGTCGTATAACAAGGCTGAAAAGGCTCAAAAAGAAGGCAGATTTAAGGATGAGATTTTGCCTATTGAAGTATACCAAGaagacgacgacgacgatgacgacgatgaaaacgaagatgacgacgatgacgagccaaaggaaaagaaggtttgGGTCAGTGAAGATGAAGGTATCAGACCAGGTGTCACTGCTGAGAAGTTGGGCAAAATCAAGCCAGCTTTCAAGGAAAATGGTTCCTCATCCGCAGGTAACTCGTCACAAGTCACCGATGGTGCtgctttggttttgttgatgaaacgTTCATTTGCTGAGAAGAATGGGTACAAGCCAGTTGCCAAGTACTTGCAATGTTCAATCTGTGGTGTTCCACCTGAGATTATGGGTATTGGTCCCGCTGTGGCCATTCCAAAAGTCCTTAAGCAATTGGACTTGAAGGTCGATGACATTGACGTTTACGAAATTAATGAAGCATTTGCTGGTCAATGCTTGTATAGTATCGAGAGTTGCGGCATTCCACAAGAAAAAGTCAACAAGAATGGTGGTGCTATTGCATTGGGTCACCCAATGGGTTGTACTGGTGCTAGACAGTATGCTACAATCTTGAGATTATTAGAGCCAGGCCAATTTGGTTTGACTTCGATGTGTATTGGTACTGGTATGGGTGCCGCCTCGGTTATTATCAAGGAGTAG
- the TOS1 gene encoding target of Sbf: MRFSTATLLTVLSSLISVEATCSYTGGNYYCSETSKVVYKGIGFSGSYQDVISMDESSGSCSQQEYTFSGNLSPLDEELSVHFRGPLKLLQFGVYYPSSNSSSSSNAKRDDTAEVEAQEAEAEAEGCTTVKHHKHKRATAIVEVTQTVYVDGQGNLVTSQSTTTNTQSETDSAQTDLQAAIATQIGEGKAYRSISTKSAPTTTTASTASTDSSGSTESSEPSSDVSGAWTRDSYYTPGSTDNCVFLNYYGGSGSGVWSSAFGNSLSYANSDASGGSSSAVALEEVTIGSNTEYVIMSGNECSGSSCGFYRSGSVAYHGFGGAQKIFAFEFEMPSDSSASGYNADMPAIWLLNAKIPRTLQYGDESCSCWKTGCGELDLFEILSSGSDKLISHLHDGQGASSEQVNTGGGGSQDYFARPTSGSMKAVVIFTSDDIHIVQVDDSIDFDTSLTEDQVNAWIEQSGSVATIGY; this comes from the coding sequence ATGAGGTTTTCCACAGCAACACTCCTCACTGTCCTTAGCTCGCTCATATCAGTCGAAGCAACCTGCTCCTACACCGGAGGCAACTACTATTGTTCAGAAACATCAAAGGTTGTCTACAAAGGTATCGGATTCTCGGGATCTTACCAAGATGTCATCTCAATGGACGAATCCAGTGGATCTTGTAGTCAACAAGAATACACCTTCAGTGGGAACTTGTCTCCATTGGATGAGGAATTATCCGTTCACTTTAGAGGACCTTTGAAATTGCTCCAATTTGGTGTTTACTACCCAAGCTCaaactcatcttcatcgtcaaATGCTAAAAGAGATGACACTGCTGAAGTTGAAGCACAAGAAGCTGAAGCTGAAGCTGAAGGATGCACCACCGTCAAGCaccacaaacacaaaagaGCCACTGCCATTGTAGAAGTTACTCAAACTGTATATGTCGACGGCCAGGGTAACTTGGTCACTTCTCAATCCACAACCACCAACACACAACTGGAAACTGATTCAGCACAAACTGATCTTCAAGCTGCAATCGCTACTCAAATTGGTGAAGGAAAAGCATACAGATCCATCTCCACCAAATCAGCTCCAACTACAACCACTGCAAGCACTGCAAGCACTGACAGCAGCGGTTCCACCGAGTCATCAGAACCATCATCAGATGTTAGCGGTGCATGGACAAGAGACTCTTACTATACCCCAGGATCAACCGATAACTGTGTGTTCCTCAACTACTATGGTGGTTCAGGCTCTGGTGTTTGGTCCTCTGCATTTGGAAACTCATTGTCCTATGCCAACTCTGACGCTTCTGGTGGATCTTCATCCGCAGTTGCTTTGGAAGAAGTGACCATTGGCTCAAACACAGAGTATGTCATCATGTCAGGAAATGAATGCTCAGGCTCTTCATGTGGCTTTTACCGTTCTGGATCAGTTGCCTACCACGGATTTGGCGGTGCGCAAAagatttttgcttttgagtttgaaatgCCACTGGACTCTTCAGCCTCCGGTTACAACGCAGACATGCCTGCTATTTGGCTTTTGAATGCGAAAATTCCACGTACTTTGCAATATGGAGACGAATCATGTTCATGCTGGAAGACTGGATGTGGTGAATTGGACCTTTTCGAGATTTTGAGCTCTGGTTCAGATAAACTCATCTCCCACTTGCACGACGGCCAAGGTGCAAGCTCAGAACAAGTCAATACCGGTGGCGGTGGCTCTCAAGATTACTTTGCTAGACCAACTAGTGGATCCATGAAGGCTGTTGTGATTTTCACCTCCGACGACATTCACATTGTTCAAGTCGATGACTCTATTGATTTTGACACCAGTCTCACTGAAGACCAAGTCAATGCTTGGATCGAACAACTGGGTTCAGTCGCCACTATTGGTTACTAA